Below is a genomic region from Rosa chinensis cultivar Old Blush chromosome 5, RchiOBHm-V2, whole genome shotgun sequence.
ctgacctcttatatatgagaccaaagccttaccactccaccaaacacacacacccaaaATAAAGTCTGCTATTTTTGGGATTAGTTAACTACATTAAGGCtattatttaatttgattagtatatattaacatattagtattttataattgaccatattaattacttgtgttagttattgagaaatccatgaggaattattattgttcccttcaaatagatgcttagaaataggttttgtattatttaagTTCTCATCAaccaaacaccatattgatcaagtataaaattttgagtcaaaCATTCATCCAAGACTGTATtagtagtttctccacaataGCGGAACTACAAAATTGTCATTGaatggtcaaacaaattaacaattacaaagttttatacctgtgattttttatattagataataaattgactaatcataacttttagaagaaaaaaaagaaaaaactaaaaatgggagtaaaacgatttgttttaaaaacatttaatgccattaattttgaaattctaaatgatatggtttctcaccccatttaattacaatttatttaaggaaaatttagattagatggtttctaactttattcttgttttaaatgaggatgcatgtatagaaatttattgtgtttataattatagaatcatataaggaagatatgattattattattattatttttcttctaatatatagatgtctattttggtcatttactctacctataaaatctgatttgaaatataaaattatagggatgtgtattttggggtgtgtatataaaatttctcattttcatatGTTTTATGCATAAATTATTTTCTGGAAATGGGTGGACAAGGATTTCAATTTTCGTTAGTTATTACGATTTAAATTCGCCCCCGCATAACTAATTTTCTAAGTCCGCCATTGATATCAAGTTAATTAATTTGGATGGATATCTAACGATCTTGTTTTCAACTGTCACCagtgacgaagtggtgttagctcagtggttagagcacctactacctaatgacgaagtcatgggttcgagtcaccatgagggtaggagtgaaatcctttgatcctcttttaaagaacatgaaaaaaaaaaaattgtcaccAGTAACAGCGGTGAGGCACCCTAAAAGCGTGGGTATATTTGCCCTTATGTATGACCCTCGAGAATTAATAATAAACGAAGGTGGTGAAATTAAAgccaagaagaaaatcagaattccCATTGTGATACACACAAATTGGGGGAAAGCTTTTGCAGTTATGAATAATTATTTTCCTATTTGGCTTCAGCACATAAATACGAGGCCTCATATTTCCTAGGGTTTTCGGACCAAAACATTTCCCTTCAAGGTTCAAGGCAACGGcgctctctcactctcacttcGTCTCTTAAGGCTCACTCTCAGTCTCATTTTCAAGATGTGGGAGGATTGTTACGAAGGTAAGTCTCTGTTGAGCCCTGAATCCGCCTCTAAGCTCTGTTTGTCCATCACTCATGTCTTCCAAACTTGGCTCAAATCTCTCCCCAAAGAAATCATACCCAACATCCTAATCAGACTACCCATCAAATCCTTGATCAAATTCACCTCTGTCTGCAAGTCTTGGAGGTCCACCATCAAAGACCCAAGCTTTATCCGCACCCACCTCACCCACACTCTCAATTTCAATGACCAAAATGCCACCCACCTCATTCTCCTCCACACTATTTTCAGTGAAGGCACTTCCACCCCTTTTGGAAGAGTTCACATTTCTGGGTTCCAAGAAGACTCTTACTGTTTGCGTTATGATAACAATGATGTCAGTCACTACTGCAAGGTTGAGTTCCCAATTGGTCTTAAGGAAAAAATGGTCAATCCGTGTCTTCGTGTTGTGGGTACTTGTGATGGGCTAGTTTTGCTGGCTGATGATTTGGGGCGTTATGCTTACAACTTTGTTGTATGGAACCCTTGTGTAAGAAAGTATGTGACCCTTTCCAAGCCCAGTGTTAGGTTTGCGACTCACGGTGGGTATGATGCTTCCCTTGGTCTCGGTTATGATGCTATTGGTAATGATTATAAGGTTGTGAGGGTGACCACTCTTTTGGATCAACCTGATGAGCTCCCGACGACTTTAGCTCAGGTTTATTCACTAGCCACAGGTTCTTGGGGCATGCTTCGTGTTCTTCCTCCATGTCAAGTGCCTGGCTCCTGGGTCCAGGCTTCTGTTAATGGGACACTTCACTGGCTGGCTCTCCGTTGTGTGGATGATCATTATAGCCATTTTGTTGTGGCATTTGATGTGGGAAGTGAGTCGTATCGTGAGATAATGTTGCCCAAGTGCTTCAAAGCGGACAAGTCATTGGAGTTGCGGCTGTGTGCTTCGGGTGATAGAAAATCCATTGGTCTGTTTGTGAGGTGTAAGAGTGAGTCTGATTGTTTTCTTGATATATGGGTGATGAAGGAGTATTGCATTGAGAAGTCGtggaccaaattgatgattctCACTCCACAAGGTCCCAAAAGAAGTTTGCCGGAGGCGTTGTGTTTTAGGAGGAATGGTGAAGTGATGTTGGTACTTGAAGATGACCGTGAGTTGGTTTCACTTGACATTGGGAACAAACAGTTTAAAAATCTTGGGATTTCTGGAGGTCAGGTTTCTTCTGTTGACTCGTATGAAGAGAGCCTTGTCTTGCTCGACAGGAAAGATGCAATTTCTTACTGAGGGGAAAAGAATAGGTAAGCAGATATGTTATAGAACTGGCTTCCCCTCACTATCTTCTTGTTTAATGCATatgcttttaactttatatgaCCTACAACCACTGAATTTGATATTCTATATGCTCATTGATTTAGTACCCTTGCCAAGTGTTATATTTTCACTTTGCTGTATAGTTCCTCTGTTCTTAGCTTTCTGGGTGTTTTTTGGTCAACTTGCTTTTGGTATCCTTGATCGTCTTTCTTGCTTCTGTTGTCTCAAAACAAAACTTTCTAACTAGCTTCATAGGAATGATGCAATCCTACTGTAAACAAGAACTtgaaagtaaaaataataaaatataatgATATAGTAGATGTTTATGCTACTTCAGTTGACTTGATATAACATGTTATTATTTGCCGTTCTTCTGAAAGTGTAAAAGGGATGTATCTTTGATTTATAGGATCTTTCAATTTTTTGAAAGCCTTCTTTGTGCAAAGCATGAAGAGGAAGTTACACTAGTCCTCCCCATAAGTAATAGAAGAAGTTTACTCAAGTACAATACTTTGCGCCTTTGCGGTAATTtggtgtttttttcttttttatttccttcaatCATGTGTTTAACTACATCCTTTGCTTCTTTTGACACTGCAACAAAGGTTCCTGTTTTTATTTGCTGATTTAGTTTCTTAGCCAAGTGCTGTAAAATCAGGATGAGGCATTGGTGGTACTGCAAGAATTAAATGGCGGAGGATATCATATCTTCCAACCACGTTAGCCAATCATATTAAGTGGCAGCTGAATAGCTGATGATGTGTACTAGTCTTTTTAAATTATTATAGCTATATAGCTTGAAGTGCCATTTGAATAGGCATCAATCAGTATAACGTAACATGATGAAATGAGCATTAGACCAGAGATGTTAAGGTGACACTTCAAAAATCAAAAAGGTGAAGATCTGAAAGTAGGACATGGTAGTGGTTGAACATATATCTCTGATTTCTGCagattttctttcatttctatAGTTTAGACTGTATGTCCatggtttttgtattttttcctCATTTGGTGGGTCAAAGTATCTCCATTTTACCTTGGGAAATCTTGAGCATCTATTCATTCTACATTGATCTGTATTCAACCTTAAAACTGCCTGAGTTATCTTCAGTTCTTCACTTCAATTACTCATGCTGTGTAAGTTGGCTCAAAGTAGTATGCACAACCTTTGCAAACTGATTTACTAGAACTTGAATGcctgcacacacacacaaatatatgtatgtgtacATATATCTAATATGTTGCTAAAGCATGAATGTTGACATCATTCAATTCAACTATTTGCAGGTGGGATATATTGTCTAATGAGTCTGTTTTCCGTTCTCTGAAATGCGATTTTCTCGCAAAAATGGATTTCTGCACTGATGTTGGTCTGTCTAACATTAGAATTTCTGAAGTCACTATCTACTGTCTTAGGGTCTTTCTAATATCTGTTGCTTAGTTTATCCTAATGGTATTCTGTATTCGCCTGTAATGTGAAATTTCTATCCTGGATTATGGTGAATGTTGTTTATATCTTTGTAATATTGCTATCGGTTAGAAAGAACCATTTTAGTGTGTCAATGTTTATCTTTCATGTTTTTGACGGACGTTGCCATAGTTCACTAGGGGAAGCAAAGGACGTGATTTTTCCTCAATATCCTTCTCTTATAATTCACATAAATGACCCTTTGTTGTGTATACCTAACACAACCTCTTCATCGTTGACGTTATCATACGCAGCATATTTCATTctggtttggttttgatttcagAGTTACTTTGTATATGTTAAAGCCTTGATTCTCAAAAGGGATGGTACTCTAAGAGACTACCCTCGCACATTCAAACATTGCTTAAACAAATAGAGCACTTATATGTAGTAATCAGTAAACTTGTATTTATAAACTAGGTACTTTTTTTCGCCGCGTACCACACTAATCTGAAGTGCTATAAAACATCATGTTAGACTTACAATTATGTCTGCTCGTAAACTTCTTGTGATCATTTTGTGACAGTTCATAGCTACAACGGTATTAAATTTATAAAGTTTAAGTAACCCAAACTTCTAAGGAGAAATGCAATTCAATTCATTGCAATGTGAAAATTCCATTTATACTTACCAATGGCGGTAAAACGTAATTCACAGCATAAATTGGTGGGAAGCTTCCCATTTTGAACGGCTATCCATCACTTCACTCTAACAAGCAGAGTTTCAGATCAAATACCGAAATTTCAATTCTCAGTTCATCGGCGCCGTCGATCTGCCGAAGACCCTCGCCATGTCGCCTGAATCTTGTGAAGGTACCTCATCCACAGAATTAGATGAAATCTATGATAACCATGGTTTTGATGAGTACTGCAAGATTCTTGCACAGTGATAGAGTCTCAGTGCAGAAgttccacagagaaatttacCCAAGGCATTGTGTTTCAGGAAGATAGGTGAAGTGTTGGTGCTTGAAGATAGCTATGAATTTTCACTTGACGTCTTGACCTTGTCAGCAGATAATATAAAGACTTTGGGGTTTATGGAGGTCACTATTGCTCTGTTGACTCTTATAAGTGAACCTCGTCTTGCCTGACAGGAACTATTGTTTCTTACTGGGATCCTACTTACTGAGGGAAAAAATTGGTTTGGCGATTGTGTGTATACCTTTGGTTTCCTGTTGTTTTTAGTTTCTTGTCCGAATCCCGAATGCATATGCCGCTAATTCTGTATGACCTATGAACATTGATATTCATGACATCAATAAAGTTTGATTTTCTGTATGTGGCTTTAGTACCTTTGCCCCATTATATATTCAGATGAATGACCAATCGTTATAACTTTTCTTTGCTGTGCAGTTTAGCAATTGGTTCTGTACTTAGCTTCTGGGTGTTTTGCTGTCAAGTTGATGTTGGTaatgtttctctcttcttctcatttTCTCGTCTTAATTGATTGTCTTTCCTGCTTGTGTTGTCTCATAAGGCAAATGTCTTACCAAATTAAACTCTGCTGTGGTTTAAAATTAGTTTGGAGAACAAGaagtataaaacaaaataattagtTTCACTGATGGTAGATGTTGGAAAACAAGGCTTCAGTATAAAGATATTAAGAAAAAAGGTTACATTGCTCCTTGTATAAGTGCTTGTTGTTTTGTGCTTTATGCTCGCGACATCATTTTGGTGTGACCTTAAATAGGGGACTGTGCAACTGTTTCTGCTACTATAATAGTGTGGTAGTGTAGTTGGTATAACATGTTATTAACTGTTGTAATTGAAGCATAGACCTGTTCACTACTCTTTTCAATTGATGCTACTTTCCAATTTAGActttgtttatacaatagttcatttttcactagatttctttagggttattatcacaaatggtacctgaacttatccttcATTTTATCAATGGTAcctttacttcaattttaatcacaaccggtacccgaacttttcaatttcattttaaatagtaCCTAAAGCCACTtgcggtcactattccggccaaaaaagacaaacccaaaaaaaaaaaaaaaagttcaaggcaagtctattaccaaaaagatcatcactatgatcgcagCCCTTGAAATCGCCAAAGATCATCAATATGATCGCCTCATATGCtatttttagtcggaatagtgaccgaatgtGGGTCTAGGCACCATTACAAAAGAACCCGAATAGTTCAGGTATTTGTTGtgataaaaaataaagtttaggtaccattgataagattgaggtatagttcaagtactatttgtgatttttacccATTTCTTTATGCCAAGAATGAAGAGGAAATAACCTGCACTCTCCGGAGAaagtaataggaaagtgttcatGACTGCTGATATCACTACAATATTTTGGACTGACTGACATATtgggtttttcatttttgtctGTTTAACGTTTTCTTCTGTTACAAATTTGTAATACTGTGGCACgatttgttaaatttttttagaCAAATGACTAGTAGATCTTTGAAACTTGAACAAACTATGATTTTTTTATGAAGATTTAATGCTTAACTGGTATTGTACGTATCAAATGGGGGACGATGTCGTAGACATATTACATTGTTTGCGGTTACTCTGACATAATCTATTATCCCCTTACGAGCTCGGTTGCTTATCTTTTTAGTTGAATAGGGATCATAACATAACCTGACATATGAACTGATAAAGTGATACCTTAAAAACTACCAACGTGGGAACTGGAAGCAAGACAAACTAATGTTTGTAACTCTAGTTTATGCAGTACTAGAAACAGTAAATCTACGTTTTGCTTTGTAATATTTAGACTGCATCTCCATGGTTTCTATCGTCGTCGAAGCATCTCCATGTCACATGCCTTGGAAATCTTGAGCAAATGTCCAGGAATTTGTTTCACTTGACCTTGTGAACAAACAGTTTAAAAATCTTTGGTTTTTGGAGGCCAGGTATGCTCTATTGAGTACTTTAAAGAGAGAATTGTCTTGCTCCACAATAAAGATGCAGCTTGTTGCTGAGGGCAAGAATAGGTAAGATGATATGCATAGCATTGGCTGCCTCTGTTTTATGTTTTCTTCTAGTTCAAATGCATATGCCGCTAGTTTATGTGACATGTGACCATTGCATTTTAGCACAGCCGCTTTATGCTAGCTGATTAGTACCTCTCTTTGCCTTGCAGTTGGTTTGTTCTTTGCTTACTGGGTGTTTAATTTGCTGGCAACTAGTTGTTGGTATTATTTTACAAGACTTCCTGTCTTAggtgattttctttctttcaatttctttttttttttaattttaaacaaACCTCCAAAAATTTCAAtcaataaaaggaaaaagaaaaaacaatgagAGAAGGGGGAGGGTGGGATGGCTGGAACATGAagcaaaaaaccctaaaataaatctggcggaaaaaaaaaatacatccaggcaaatttctcaaaattttccTGTAACTCTTGGAGCTACTATAGTTTAGTTAGAACATATATGCTTTTATTTGCTGTTGCAGTAGAAGTAGAGAATTGTACAGTAGTTCATGGAATAAATACTTTTCCAAATATAGTGTTGACCCATACAATAGAGAGTTATCCAATTTATGCTTCTTGATGCAAAGCAAGAAATGGAAGTTTCATTTGCTTCCCAAGGAAGTAATAGGAAATCTTAACTACTGATGTCAACTGTTTAATAGTTTGCATTGACTAATACAgaggctttttcttctttttgttttctttgtttgactAACTTATAAGCTAAGGAAACATGGGAAACTGAAATTATGACAAAGTAATGGCTATAACTTTTAAATCTAATTTCTGCATGTTTCCTTTTTTATTGATATTTAGAGTATACCTTCATGTTGCTGTTAATATTAATCTTCTATCAGGCCTTATCAACTATATTCTCTTTCTAATTCAGGGAGATTTCAGGAGTAAATGACTGTAGTATTATACTTAATGTGATAATTGAAGCAGATATCAGTTACATGCTCTCTTGTGTGCTTGCAAGTTAAAGTTACTCAGCTGCATCCAAATGTGGAACTTTTTGGAGTCCAGAGAATTGGCCAGAATTTTGTCTTTGCTACTCAAGAACCGTTCATTGATTCTTATGTCTTTGCTTTTCCATATTCAGTTGAAAtgtttatatgtaatttgtatgATTCTGAGAACAAATAAATTTGTGGAATACGATTCAGCTTTTCAATTAACGAGGAATGGCATTAAAATGAATTTGATAGTACCACTGTATTCTATTTTCTATTGCAGATAAGAAACAATGGAAATGAATCCATAGTTCACTCAAAGTTATCAAATTTCACATCATGTTTTATCCTCAGCCTATATATTGGTCAGAACAGTATTTTCATCATGTAAAGGAGACGAATTTTTTTTAACGGGGTTGGAACCCAGTCTAGCTGGGGGGTTTGGCCCTCACACCCATATCATTAGTTTAAGATACAAAAGGGGGGACTTAATTAATGCCTTAACCCCATGAGATTTACATGAATCGATTCTCTCAGATATCGATGTAAAAGAGAAAAACTGTAAACTAAAATGCAAAGTACTCAAAATCTGAATAAGCAGCATTCCACTCTCCTACTTCCAGGGTATTTGGCTGCTCATCAATCATTAGATCTTCCAAAAAAGACATAGGCCAGCTTTCACCAAGCATAGCGTCACTCAAGTTCCCTCCATACACATTGGCTTCAGCTCCCATTTGCTGCATCGGATTTTCGTCTGGGTGAGACTGCAGGTCATCAGCTGCAATTGATGGTGCATCAAGCTGCTGCTCCAGATTTTCTTCTCCTAGTTGAGGTTCAGATTCCAATTGTTGCAATCCTGAATTCTCATCAACTAGCGAGGCAACATTTTCAGCATAAAATTCAGCTTCAAACCACTTTTCTAATTCAGCCAACTCCAAGGACGATGCTCCTTGATCAGCCTCGCATTGTTGCAGTCCCATATTCTCATCCACTTGCAAGAAAAGGGGTTCAACTTCTAATGCTGTGGGTACTGCTTCTTGTGTAGCTTCCAATGATGGTGCTGACTGTAAGAATTGTTGGTCGCTTATCAAGAATTGTTCTTGTTCAGATTCCATTGATGGTGCTGGCACAATATCAGTGCATGGTAGAAGACGCTGCCATTTCTCTTGTGGCTCCTCACTAACTGATTCAGGATCGATGTTATCTCCATCTTCGTCCTCGACATAATCTTCAAgcatctcctcttcttcttgcctttttctcttgttttccgGTAGTACATCATTCTTCCTAAGTAAACAAAGAACGTATTCATTCTTGTTAACTTGTTTCTTGTGCAGGAGTTGTGACTTATCAAGTTCAAACTCATACATGATCCAGCAACCATGATGCACAGAGCCCTTGTTTTTGTAGGTGTAGGTTTTCTTGAAACCAAGAAGAGTAGATGTTGGATGCTGATTCTGATCAAGAAGATCTCCTTGGCTGCGTTCTGGCCTTTCCAAGTACCGCCACTCCCAACTGTTCGGCTTGTACGTGTGCTTCTtgcagtcttcttcttcttttgggtgAAGATAGAGATCTTTGTTCCTCCTCAAGTCGTTGGCCCTTCTTGCTTCGAATCTGTCCCATATCTTCCAAGGATCTTGGTCACCGTAAAGATCCAACTCGCAGATAACTTCTTCGTTGCCGGGCACTTCCATCCCGTTCACCTTAGGCTTAAGGCAGAACATGAGTAGTTCACCTTCCATAGGGCAAAACCGTTGGCCTGGAAGAAGCATGCAACCATCCTCCATGAATGGAAATACTTGATTCTTTTGCTGGTAAAAGAATTGTTTTGCCCTAAACTTACGTGAAGAATACTGCTGCCAGGTGAATTAAAGAAACTAATGTTGTTGAGTAGGGTTTTGGTCTTTTCGAGGATGGATTTATAGGAATCAATAGCTTGCAAAGCAAGAACCGTCTTAGTAGGAAATGATTAGGTGGACCAATAAAATTTCCaacttttttgattttttttttctctttgattaTGAAGTAATGAAATTTCTTAGTTTGGAAATAATTTCCTTCTTTTCGAGAACACTTGTCGTACTAATTGGGTGTGACTAATAACATCGCTACGATTTACTCATTACACCTTACGTTCGTATTTCacacctaaatttttttttttttcaaacatgcaatgattaaaataaaaaaagatctCATAACCAACATCGTCTCCTCTTcccattctttttctttctgatcCGTTCTCTCTTTGATCTCCCCTCTTTCTATCACCTTATTACATATGCATGTAAGATTTCACCAATCACTAGATCGATTTGATGTGAATAACTTGttagaaatttaaatatttatttattaaatatttaattttatttgaatggaaattatagGCAGTTAAATATCTTGTAACTGTCTTCAAGAAGTTACAACATATCTGTTGAAAGAGTTCTACTGAAACAATGCAACTGATGCATCTAAATCAGTAAACACGTTCTTTCACGAACAGACATTTGATTCCTATAAAACAAGCATCAATTTCATCTTTCTACAATCAATCGATCTTGGAATTCCTTTCCATTAAAAGTTTCTCCTAAAACCATTCTATCATACAAGAGAGTACCACACAATTTGTGTTCTTTCGTTTTCTAGATTGCTgtgcttcttctagaaaaaGTTAATCGTTGAATTCCTGGGAGACGTTTGCCAATTCCAATTACCCTTCAAGCACCGACGAGGGAGGCAATTTCGTCTTAAGGAAATAGAACCAAGTTCTAGCCTCGATTAGTATCAGAAAAAGGTTTGTCTTAACTTTCTATTTGTTCTTATACAAGATTTGATATATCAGTTTATTATTGCAGCAATattccttttcaatttttccAACATAACTTCCGCCCGGCATGATCGATCTTGATGCCATCTAAGTAGCTCGTGTAATTTGAGCAATTGATGAAGGGATATTGCAGTTCAATGAGATGCGAGTAATGTGTGGCgcaaggaagagagagagagagagcgagggaGGAGCAGGTGATCATTATTgacaacgttttttttttttttttttttttacaatggTAATTCTATTGATAAAACTCATGCCAAgaaggtcattacatacccacCCTAAAGCCTCACAATGGGCAGGACAAGGCTTCGTGGTAAAACCATAgtgatacataggatagaccaatTATATTTGAACTTATCACTCACTTATCTAAAGTGAGTCTATAACTATGACAAATAtatagtttataggcaagtagGCAAAGTAACTAATACTCATTAGCGCTCACTAAGAACTAATGAGCATAGGATCCTATAAAAGTAAGGaattattagaagaaaaaaaaaaactaaataaaggCCCAAAACAGAAGCTGAGCCTTAGGCCCAAAGGACAGCCCAACAGGAAGGCCCAACGCATGGCCTGCTGGAATAGCTCAAACAAGCCCAACCGCCATCTCCACCGTGAACAGTTTTCTGGGCAGCTATGCCAGATCCCGCCTCCCCGATCCATGCTGCCAGTCCATCGCGCCCTGCCACGCCGTCTTCACACTGTAACAGACCGCTCCGGCACCGAACCCAACATCCCCACGAAGAGCACCAAAACCTGAAGAAAGCAACACCACGCAGCGCCCTCCAGTTCTTCCACCCCTTGCCGCCACGAGTTCAGAAAAAATCCCACGCCAATGTGCACCGCCTTTGCACAGAGCACCGAACACCTAGAGATCCCACCTGGAACCTGCCGCCAAGCCATCCAGCCAAAACCTCTAGTCAAAACCTCCCTCCAGAACTCCCTGAGCAAATCGCACTCAATTACCCGTCCGGTAGCAGCCCATTAGCGGTGAGGCGAAACCAGCACCAGCCTCGAGAGCCGCCGGACGAGAAGAAATTCTCAAACCCTAGACCCAAGGTCGTCTGGGTTCTTTGGAGCTCctcgaaaaaaagaaaaaagaaataaataaaattattgaCAACGTTGGGCAAATGTGTaaactaatttatttttttatttcatttttttaatttctttcagCTATTTTTCATtgcaaaattatttttatttggtGCTGCCTTTCCATTCACCTTGGAATACAAGATACTAGAGTATTGTACATCTTCCGTGGGGCAATACCCccatgttgagatttctacATTGATCAAACTTAAAATGACTCTTGAGTTGGACATTCTTCAATCGTTTGGGAATCGGATGCACACTTAATTGTTCTGTTTGCTTAAAAAACCAGGATCTAGTTTAGCTCATGAGGGGCATCCGCATTATGATACTAAGGATTATCTTAAACTCATTCAAAGTATATCATGTATTTACATATGTAAAAATTTATGTAGCACATTGATATCCCTGATAATGACATAATGTAGTGTAAAAGTTCCCTGGGACGGTTCGACAACCGCCCGGTACTGCTTGCCCAACTATTATTAAATGTAACTTAGCTTATGTACATACTGAATCCTCCAGCGTAGACttttggtggcggtggcggtggcagTATCAACGTTGATGGCGGCGGCAGTCTGAGTGTGGCTGCAAATATCTCTAGAGTTTCTTCTTTTTGGATTGACGTACGTCTACTTCAGTCGGGTTTGGGCTCTTGTTTTTGGTAtgaatttgtgatttttaatttttcttttgttaaaagGGATCGATCGAAACGCTCTTCTTAAGGAGATGGAGTCTGCGTCTCTTGTAGCTTAATATATATCACCAAAAGCACAAACATTACCAACGCCTCCTTGTTATGTGGGGCAGTTCTGGATATGCTTCATTGCCCCTCTAAAAAGGTTGAGTTGTTTAGAAAAAGACTATTTTTCATCAGCTTCACGTGAATAGATTATTATGTGTAATTCTACCAGTAAGTTGAcaaattattctaaaaaaataaaaataaaaatctatacTATATACTTAGAGAAGGATCCTTATATCATACTTATATTATATTTGGGCGAGTTTTA
It encodes:
- the LOC112167309 gene encoding F-box/kelch-repeat protein At3g23880 codes for the protein MWEDCYEGKSLLSPESASKLCLSITHVFQTWLKSLPKEIIPNILIRLPIKSLIKFTSVCKSWRSTIKDPSFIRTHLTHTLNFNDQNATHLILLHTIFSEGTSTPFGRVHISGFQEDSYCLRYDNNDVSHYCKVEFPIGLKEKMVNPCLRVVGTCDGLVLLADDLGRYAYNFVVWNPCVRKYVTLSKPSVRFATHGGYDASLGLGYDAIGNDYKVVRVTTLLDQPDELPTTLAQVYSLATGSWGMLRVLPPCQVPGSWVQASVNGTLHWLALRCVDDHYSHFVVAFDVGSESYREIMLPKCFKADKSLELRLCASGDRKSIGLFVRCKSESDCFLDIWVMKEYCIEKSWTKLMILTPQGPKRSLPEALCFRRNGEVMLVLEDDRELVSLDIGNKQFKNLGISGGQVSSVDSYEESLVLLDRKDAISY